The Rhododendron vialii isolate Sample 1 chromosome 5a, ASM3025357v1 genome contains a region encoding:
- the LOC131325775 gene encoding uncharacterized protein LOC131325775 yields MSLTDFDVPDNSAHCVREYQSGPIVFNSEKKDTGKGLNRECLTKSALSLDDSAKPWPLPDFVATENTAVKVYARRGRGCWHPMGFKQRTTLEELGMDPGNEGIISDLLRFVRDKEELYKDAGKDWKRGYLLYDSPGTDRSSLIAAMANFLEFDIYDLDLTGLTSISELTNVLVSIRNRSLIAIKDFDLWFAMLPNLKNELTCSGLLKIIHGLLLSCGDERIIILTTNHDHIDSVDAALLRSLNIDLYIHTSSPQPKALPQGGEIVLLDSSEQKPSVDFYPTNNKAYWSDVLVPNSKDENTREASRRQCMPERVLSLVDLTERISSMDFNASDNRVHLVRAYQSGPVVFNSEKKDMGEVLSRECLTKSVLCLDDSSKQKSLSDLAVTGKKIHLVRAYQSGSVVSLSDDKNRGEVLKRECISKSILGLEDLQQHSGGRRDDAAKSFC; encoded by the exons ATGTCATTGACGGATTTTGATGTTCCAGACAACAGTGCACATTGTGTAAGGGAATATCAGAGTGGCCCTATTGTGTTTAATTCAGAGAAGAAAGATACGGGAAAGGGATTAAACAGAGAATGCTTAACTAAGAGTGCACTTAGTTTAGATGATTCAGCAAAACCATGGCCGTTGCCGGATTTCGTTGCTACAGAAAACACTGCGGTGAAGGTCTACGCCAGACGGGGAAGGGGTTGTTGGCATCCAATGGGATTCAAACAACGGACAACGTTGGAGGAGTTGGGAATGGACCCGGGAAATGAGGGCATAATTTCTGACTTGTTGAGATTTGTGAGGGATAAGGAGGAGTTGTACAAGGACGCAGGCAAGGATTGGAAGAGGGGTTACTTGTTGTACGACTCTCCTGGTACTGATAGATCAAGCTTAATCGCTGCCATGGCGAACTTTCTTGAATTTGACATCTATGATTTGGATCTTACGGGTTTGACCTCCATCTCAGAACTGACGAATGTGCTGGTCTCCATCAGGAATCGCTCCTTAATTGCTATTAAAGATTTTGATCTCTGGTTTGCGATGCTTCCCAATCTCAAGAATGAG TTGACGTGCTCAGgtttgttgaaaatcattcatGGCTTGTTGTTGAGCTGTGGGGATGAGCGGATCATCATACTTACCACCAACCATGACCACATAGACAGTGTTGACGCGGCTCTACTGCGCTCTTTGAACATTGATTTATACATTCACACGTCTTCACCTCAGCCTAAAGCCTTACCACAAGGAGGAGAGATTGTGCTGCTTGATTCATCAGAACAAAAGCCGTCGGTCGATTTTTATCCTACAAACAACAAGGCATATTGGAGTGACGTTCTTGTGCCTAATTCAAAGGATGAAAATACACGAGAGGCATCAAGGAGACAGTGCATGCCTGAGCGTGTACTTAGTTTAGTTGATTTAACAGAAAGAATATCATCGATGGATTTCAATGCTTCAGACAATAGGGTACATCTTGTGAGGGCATATCAGAGTGGCCCTGTTGTGTTTAATTCGGAGAAGAAAGATATGGGAGAGGTATTAAGCAGAGAATGCTTAACTAAGAGTGTACTTTGTTTAGATGATTCAAGCAAACAAAAATCGTTGTCGGATCTTGCCGTTACAGGGAAAAAAATACATCTTGTCAGAGCATATCAGAGTGGCTCTGTTGTGTCTCTTTCAGATGATAAAAATAGGGGAGAGGTATTAAAGAGAGAATGCATCTCTAAGAGTATACTTGGTTTAGAGGATCTTCAACAACATTCTGGTGGTAGACGTGATGATGCTGCAAAGAGCTTTTGCT GA